DNA sequence from the Corvus hawaiiensis isolate bCorHaw1 chromosome 6, bCorHaw1.pri.cur, whole genome shotgun sequence genome:
TTACAAGTCCTgtcagcaaacctgctccagtgtagGCTCCTCTCCCCATGGGTCTGGAGGTCCCTCCCaggagtctgttccagtgcaggCTTCCCTTAGGATCCCAACCTTCTTTTGGGCATCCACCTGAGTGTGGGGCTCCTCCACAAGCTATAGGTGGATCTCTGTACCCCTACAGATTGTCATGGACTGTAGGGGCACAGCTACCTCACTATGGTCTTCACCACGTGCTGCAGGGagtcccagctccagcacctggagcagctccttgcCCTCTGACTGTGGTGTCTGCGGAGTTCTTCCTGTCACATATTCTTactcctctcttctctgagCACTATTACCCTCATGCAATaacttatttttccccttcataaatatgttatcacagaggtgtttcTACCATCGTTCCTGAGTTCCATCTTGGGCAGGACCATATGGGAGCATTGTCTCTGTCAGACACGGAGAAAGCTTCTAGCAACTTCTCACAGAACCCACCCCTGTAGCCctcccactaccaaaacctggccactCAACCGCAATACAGCACCCTTGGTACTCAGCTATAAAGGGAGTCTTCTAGACCACCCTCTTTTTGAGTTGGTCTTGCCAGTCCAAGTTCTGTTTAATTCTGTTTagttctgtatttattttactgggTATAATTTAGGAGAAGTCTCATGAGCTTTCACAGCTACAGTTCTCTGAATTTATAGCCTGAAAACAAGATCTATAATTCACAATAAACCACAACTGTTTGTATCCACACAACCAGACCTTGCAATGCAGGTTCCAGCTTCCAATTTTAGAACCACAGATCAGTGTAGTCTGCCTGGTTGTAATACTGGAGTCTGAAGTGCACAAAAAAAGCACTAATGAAGAGTGTGAGAGACTAGAACAGACTTGGCTCAACACAATGGATAAAGCTGTGTGTTCTTCCCTTTCAATTCCTGTCAGATACAGCGGAATGCAAGCCCAGAATTCAAGAACGATGCCCCCCAGTGCACCACTTAAGCTACAGACTCTGAAATGCAGTGATCAGTTCTGTACAAAACAACAAGACTACACTAGGAAATATCATCTCCTCAGAGAAATTAAggacacaccaaaaaaaattaagacctGTTATATCAAATTCGAGGATTACATAAAGAAAAACTGTCAACTGTCCTAGGCAAATAAAACTCGGGCTGTTTATTACCACTGcgcaagaaaattaaaaacatgaaaaagttAACAGAAAACAGAGACTGATGGGTTGGAGAGACCTCTCTATCTACACTAAcaagaagaaatacaaagaCTGACAGAGATATACAAAAGGATTTGTCTATAGAATATGAAAGATCATTGTCTACCAAAGGTTTGGAGAAGCTACACAGGACAAAACACTTCCAACACTTAGAACAAAGTAACAGAGATGTAAGGGCAATTACCTGATGCTAGGACAAGGGCTCTTAAGGGTAGCCTTGGTCCTCTTAACAAAGTTACTACCATTATCATGCAGACAAATTAACCTCACAGCACTCCCAACTGCTTCTGCTacctctaaaaatattttttaaaaaaaatctacaccTGGGGTATAATTAGCTATTCagactggaagggacccaagAAGCTTCCAGAATTTACACTACAGGCCAGAGCCTTATGTAAGTGGAAAATGAACTGAGGCAACAGGACAGGAGTTTATACTAAGCCTGTCCTGAGGATTTGCAGCAAGGCTCAATCCTCCAGGTGACAGTCATTCATTCCTAGCATGACCCCCCGTCACTTGATGCAGACGTACTGTTACAGTTACATTCGAGGTGAAGTTAGTTCTGGACCTTTCCACCCATGAGGATCTAGCAAACCCAAGCCAACGACTTGCTATGAAGTAACATTCCTCTAAATGTCTTAAGTCACTGTAGTCTGCAGCTGGGCACTCAGTCACAATGtgcacccaaaaaaaccctaacaggACACAGTGAAGTAGGTCCAGGTCAAAGAGAAAAGGGATTCTACTATGGGAAAGAAcaagggaacaattccttcacAAGCAAAGCTAAAAGAAGTTGCTAAACAAAGATGGAACAAACATTATGACTTGTTACTAGTAAGAAATACGAAGTCTAGTAGCTGATTTATCACAAgacagtttttttaaaaaggccatAAAACATATATATCAGTCTCCCATACAGCAGATTTCTAATCTGtgcagcagtaaaaaaaaaaaaaaaaaaaaaaaatccaaaaaccacacacatgccaaaaaaaaagaaaaagaaaacaaagggacAATATTTTGATATTATCAAAAAAGTTCCCAGCTTAGGAACATGACAGAAAGAAATCCATGAAACTATGGACTTCAGAGCAGCCAAAGAAAAGCTGCACATTCAACCCTGATGCATGTGGTGGTCTTTTAGGCTGCAGCTGTTGGCAGCCTGCCCGTAGGCTTAAGGCCTAAACCAACCATCTTTCACTTCATAGGTAGGAAGGTAAGAAATGCATGTGTCTTTTCAAATTACTACAGATCCACCAGAAAGCACAGAGACATAGAAAGTTCTTTTTCTACTTACTCCAGTTCATCTACAgcatcttcttcctcctctgaggATGAGCCAGTTTCCTCCAGATCTTTAGCCATCCCAACCGGCATTTCCTCTGGGAGTTTTCATACAGCCCAGTCCCAGTTGCAAGAGCAGCTACCTACAGTAAGGATTAAAAGCAGGAATGCATAGCTGAGCAGGACTGCGAGAGATACCAGGTAACTCCCGCCTCCTGCCAGTACATATTTCTCAAAGGACTATCAACAAGTCTGTTAAACCTCTGTGATCTGTCAAACATCACCTCCGAGCCCTGAGAGCGCAGAAAGAAGCACCACCTTCCAGCAGATTATTCCGCACCTGCCCGTGAGAGCCACTCGGGCGCTTACCGGTAACGCGCGTCCCCgccccgccctgccctgcctcgcctcgggCCGCAGACGCACGCCAGGCCGGCCCGGCCCCAACGGGAAACGCCCGCCAAGCCCGCCCCGCTGTCTGGGGACAGCCGGACACCGTAACGCCTCCACCGGCTCAGGAGCGGCCCTCCGGCCCGAAGGGACAGCTACGGCCCGGCCTACTCCGCACCAGGCCAAGCACGGCGACCTCCGCCGGCCCCAGAAGAAGCAAGAACGGTGAGGAGCGCCCAAGGCAACAAGTCCCCGTGCTCGCCGTACCTGTCCCCGCACAGCCGGGCCGGGGCGgaccaggccgggccgggccgggcgcacaaggcagccccggcccctcccgccgcTTCCCCGTTACTACAACAACCGACGGGCGGCGTCCCCGCCCCGGCGCGCAGGCGCCCCCGCCGCCTCACTGCGCAGGCGCACTCGAGTCCACCCTGCCACCGCCCCACCTACTCCCGCGAGGTGGGCGGGGATGGAGGCGGGGACGGGGCGGGACTGCCCCCCCCGCGCGGCGAGGGACCCGATTGGCGGGACACGGTCTTACGTCACGTGGCGCGCGCATGGAGCGGCGCGCAGCGGCCAATCGGAGTGCTGGGAGGTGGCGCGGGCGGGGCTCTGGTGCCGCCGCTGGAGCGCCGCCGGTAACGGGCGGGGACTCGTCCTGGGCCTGGCGGGCGGGGTTCGAGCCTGCCGAGAGGATGAGCCGGTTCCTGAACGTGCTGCGCAGCTGGCTGGTGATGGTGTCGGTCATCGCCGCCGGTAACACCCTGCAGAGCTTCCGCGATCACGGCTTCCTCTCGGAGAAGCTGTACACCGCCAGCCCCGGCCTCGGTAAGGGCCGCGCGCGCCGGCCGCCCTGGCGCCCTCCTTCCAGCCGTGGGCCTTGGGCTTTCCTCGGGGTCCCACCTCTGGGGCCCGGGAGCTGCCTACTGCCCCGGCGTGCGCCTCCACGGCGGGACTGCGGGTGGCAGGCAGGGCCGTGCGTGGTCTCCATGTGCTCCCTCCTTCTTTACGCAGTGAACGGGCTCCAGGCTCGGACCTTCGGCGTCTGGACCCTTTTGTCATCAGTGATCCGCTGCCTCTGCGCAATCGACATTCGTAACAGGACGTATGTAAAGCAGTACCCAAGAAATCCATACGTTTGCTTGCTAGTCACAGCCTGAGCTTAGAGGGCGGCACAGAGGAGGTGGGGAATCATAAGCTGTTCCTGAACTTTCTATAGTGTTGACAGCATTCCCCTGAAGAAGCTCAAATAGGAGTGTAGGATTTGTGTGATAGCTGCTGCCCCCTTCTGCCTCTGTGGGGACAGCCTCCGCGTTTGATTTCTGTTCTTAGCTCAGTCAGAAAGTGGTAGATCTGAGAACTTCTTAATGTCACAGATCTCTGAGCTCCAGCTTGGAAAGCATTTTCTGAATGGTGTTGCCCTGTTAATGAAACAATTGCTAATGCCGTAGTGTGACTGATGCTCAATACTTCTTTTGCTATGACAGCTCAGCTAAAGACTGGGACAGTTTTAGGTGGCCCATTGCAGTGGTCTTAACCGGTTGCTTTCTTTCCTACACTCTTACCTGGGGCTGAGGACAAGGCCTGAGGTGCAGCCTGATGCTGAGTGGGGGACACACCATTTCTCCCTGTGCTAATAGAAATGTTTCTGAGATGGGTTTCCAAGCAACCTGACTTGAGGTCTGTGGTAGATAAACCCTTTATTGGAGGTTGCTAAAACCCTTTTGTCACTgcctccctcagccccacagcagaaGTCACAGTTTGCCTGGCAGTATGTGCTTGAATTGCCTAGGCTTATCTAAGGTAGGGAGGTGCAGGGACTAAATGATATGTTTTTAAGGGTGGTGGCAATGCTAGTTACCAAGAGTCAGTTGTTTCTTTGAGGAGTTTTATCTTGCATCTGTTGGACCTGCTGCCTTTTCAACAGCTGTGGCCCATAGAGGGTAGCAGAGCACAGGTGGGAAGACACTGGGTGATGCAGCCTGACATCAGCCAAGTCCTGTCACCCCTAGTTCTTTGCTCATCCAGTTCTCAccttctttttgtgtgtgcacataCTTCTTATTGCACTGGTGCCCTGCTCATGCTCTCCCATCTTCACCTGCCTTCAGGCCAGACAATGCCTGTGACTTTCAATGCACCTTTGAACACACTGCCCCATTATCCTCTCAGCTGTTGCCCAGGGAGTTTTTGCACCTCACTAGGCAAGAGACAAAGTCCCTTCTGTGCTGCCAATGAGAGCAGATGGGGCAGCGTGCaggtttgccttttttttccactcagcCATATTCATGCCCATAGTATGATATGATAACctgctttttctgctcttcaaCAGCCTCTACCACATCACGCTCTTCACCTTCTTTTTGGCCCTTGCTCACTTCCTCTCCGAGGTCTTCATATACCACACTGCAGCCTTGACAATTGGAGTTATGGCACCCCTCATGGTAGCAAGTAAGTGGAGCTCTGCATCGTCCCCCTGCAAACTCTCCTTGGAGCTATGACACCCCAGAAAAACTCCCCatgcagctgtgagctgaggGGATGGTGGGAGGGGATGCCTCTGCTCTTGCCCAGCATTTTCAACTCATCCTGTATCTCTATCACAGGTTTCTCTATTATGGGGATGTTGATTGGGCTGCAGTACCTGGAGGTAGAAGCGCTAtcacaaaacaagaagaaaaactgaagttgAGGGCTTTATGTAGGTTGGTGCCATCTTCTACCCTCACTGCCAGACTTCCACAAAAGCTCAGCTGAGCTTCTCCAGGACACCAGTCCCACTGGTGGGTCAATATTGGACTCTGTCAATCACTGTCATTACCAAGTGGTTTTTGTCTTGTCCAGGCAACGCTTTAACTGACTGATGTCACAGACCAAGTCCCAGAGGAGTTTGTGTCAAAGCTCATGGGAGGCAGTTGATGACTGACTCCCTGGGTAGCAGGCCAAGTCTCTGGCATGCCCAGAGCACTAAGAACTTCTCTCCCAGTGTACTTGTGGGGACAAGGTGCAGAACTATCCAGGATTTGCTGAACACTTCAGACCAGAGAGAGTGAATGGCTGCTacccctggcactgctgtgtaACTTGAATGTGTGTGGCCCCAGGGGCCATTTCtaataaatgacaaaaaactGCAGTGTGGTATGTTTGTCTTTCTCTCTACACAGCAGTGGGTAGAGGATCAGAGccaacagcagcttccactgTATGCTGCAGAATACATCATCTCTTCAGAACAAACCTACCTTTCCCTGACTCCTTGCCACAAAGTTCCAGGTCTAACTGCTCACGTAACACACATGAAGAGGGGTGTTAACAGCTCTCTCTTCTGCAGCATGCTGGTGACAGCAAACTTGAACTATGCATCTGTGAGCAAGAACTGAGCTACCTGTGTAGTGAGTACCTACACTACAGAAGCAGTATATAACTAGTATAACTACAGAAGATGGAGAAAACAGGAACAAGTTCCTTAGACCTAGAGAAAATAATGCCCAAAACAGTGGGCAGCACACAGAATGCAGAAAAGAACCAGCAGGAACTCCGAGCTGGGAAGACAATTCACATgcagaagaaagagggaaaacaaagggaggaaaagaacaCAGCAGTAGCACTGGTCAGAAAGATGCTTTTGCCATTCTGCAACATTTCAGGCTATTAAATGAGCCACATATCGAGTGTTTTCAACCATTTAATACAAATGTGTCAGGTTTCATTGTACACttcaaatgtttatattttacattGAAATTTGTATGGAAAATCATTCTAAACCCCCATCCTCAATCCCAAACTATCAAAGATAGGACTTCagtcatagaatatgctgaattAGAAGGGATTCATCAGGATcacagtccagctcctggccctgcacaggatccctaggaatcacaccatgtgcctgagagtgttctCTAAGCGCTTACTGAACTCTATCAATGTGtaatgtataaaaaaaaaaaattcacaaaaaaagaagttttgtcAAAAATAGTATGTCAGAGAGGAGTATTTTTAACCACTCCACCTTGGTATAGCTTTTGTCCCCTGCCTCAAATAAGTAACTGCATGATTTAAGGAGTATAAGGACACTTGATGTCTCCACTAGGGGTGGGAtgctggaaaggaaggagaagcgATAAAAGGGATCTACAATTGCGTTTAGAAGATAAACAGCATACAGAGGGGCAGTGTCTGTAAGACACAAATGCTGGTAAGTGGGCACCTTCTCCTGTTCTCTATTATGAAGTGGGAAGCTTCCACACAGGAGCAAATCCAGATTCCTATCATACCCCTCTCTGTGGCTGTGAAGAGCAACACAGCCTTGGCTGGTTTTCTCAATATAACACTTCACAAAAGTTTGTATGTACTGTTGATACATGCAAAAGGCACTTTATTGTTAAGGAGGAAGACACAGTCCTCAGCCCAGGGAAATTTTGGGTTGACCCCCTTTTGCTGCTAATGTAGTAATGAGCTAGATTTAGGCTGCAGAACCAGTCCTTGCCTTGAGCTAGGAGGAGGCATATTGCTATCTCTTAATTACACCTAATACATAGGAACATCAGGGCAACCCCAGTGAATTCCAAGCAGAGGTTTATCCAGATTAAGAGTGCTTCATCCGGGAAagccaaataataaaaaaagagctggcagcagccagtgcACTGCTTTGCACTTGCTGGTGATGTACTGAGGCCTCTACAACCACCTGTGCAACACACAGCATCATGGGAACCACGGCAGAGCAATCCCTCTTCCTGAGAGCCAGCTGAAACCTCTTCCAGGGCTGCTCACAGAGTACGTGTGGTCCAGCTTCTGCCCTTCATGTCACAGCCACATGCAAGGTGCCACCCTCATGCTCAGGGTTAGCCTGGTACTGTGGCCTTTCTCTCAGCACATGTGCTTTTCCCAAGCAGACATAGTGGGACTGGGGGGACAGAGCAGATTTTCCC
Encoded proteins:
- the ERG28 gene encoding ergosterol biosynthetic protein 28 homolog, giving the protein MSRFLNVLRSWLVMVSVIAAGNTLQSFRDHGFLSEKLYTASPGLVNGLQARTFGVWTLLSSVIRCLCAIDIRNRTLYHITLFTFFLALAHFLSEVFIYHTAALTIGVMAPLMVASFSIMGMLIGLQYLEVEALSQNKKKN